A genomic region of Sulfobacillus acidophilus DSM 10332 contains the following coding sequences:
- a CDS encoding Holliday junction endonuclease RuvC (PFAM: Crossover junction endodeoxyribonuclease RuvC~TIGRFAM: crossover junction endodeoxyribonuclease RuvC~COGs: COG0817 Holliday junction resolvasome endonuclease subunit~HAMAP: Crossover junction endodeoxyribonuclease RuvC~InterPro IPR002176~KEGG: sth:STH1159 Holliday junction endodeoxyribonuclease RuvC~PFAM: Crossover junction endodeoxyribonuclease RuvC~PRIAM: Crossover junction endodeoxyribonuclease~SPTR: Crossover junction endodeoxyribonuclease ruvC;~TIGRFAM: Crossover junction endodeoxyribonuclease RuvC), with protein sequence MRVLGIDPGTAILGWGVVEIQGVQATALDYGAVQTAKSLAAADRLAVIYSALQEIVARWQPEAAAVEKLYFGQNTRTALDVGQARGVALLVLAQNHLPMVELTPAEVKQAITGYGRADKSQMQRMVQRLLGLEAIPKPDDAADALAIALSGHDRHRMRDRWAP encoded by the coding sequence GTGCGCGTATTAGGGATTGACCCGGGCACAGCCATTTTAGGCTGGGGGGTTGTCGAAATTCAGGGGGTTCAAGCCACCGCCCTTGATTATGGTGCGGTTCAAACCGCCAAGAGTCTGGCCGCCGCCGATCGTTTGGCGGTGATTTACTCCGCATTGCAAGAGATTGTCGCCCGCTGGCAGCCGGAGGCCGCCGCCGTGGAAAAACTCTACTTTGGCCAAAATACCCGCACCGCTTTGGACGTTGGCCAGGCGCGTGGGGTGGCGCTCTTGGTGCTGGCCCAAAATCACTTGCCGATGGTCGAACTGACGCCCGCCGAAGTCAAGCAGGCCATTACCGGTTACGGCCGGGCCGACAAGTCCCAAATGCAACGGATGGTCCAGCGTCTTTTGGGATTAGAGGCGATTCCGAAGCCCGACGATGCGGCCGATGCCTTGGCGATTGCGTTATCCGGCCACGATCGGCATCGGATGAGGGATCGGTGGGCGCCATGA
- a CDS encoding Holliday junction DNA helicase subunit RuvA (PFAM: RuvA, C-terminal domain; RuvA N terminal domain~TIGRFAM: Holliday junction DNA helicase, RuvA subunit~COGs: COG0632 Holliday junction resolvasome DNA-binding subunit~HAMAP: Holliday junction ATP-dependent DNA helicase ruvA~InterPro IPR013849:IPR011114:IPR000085~KEGG: tmz:Tmz1t_3831 Holliday junction DNA helicase RuvA~PFAM: DNA helicase, Holliday junction RuvA type, domain I, bacterial; DNA helicase, Holliday junction RuvA type, domain III, C-terminal~SPTR: Holliday junction ATP-dependent DNA helicase ruvA;~TIGRFAM: Bacterial DNA recombination protein RuvA), translating to MIVQVAGTLTAAQPGYVIVMAHGLGLGLDIPRETYERLPGVGSPVQLFTHLIVREDQWRLIGFATERERAVFLDLIDISGVGVKAALSVMSQLGIQGLAEAVRQGQWKLIQKAPGIGAKMAQRIQLELGTKWGGTTEVLAEPALPPDAGPVDDEVLEALRLLGYQDGEARRALGQVTAEEATERLRQALRWLGGGPQSPPRS from the coding sequence ATGATTGTTCAGGTCGCGGGTACGTTAACGGCGGCTCAACCCGGCTATGTTATCGTCATGGCCCACGGGCTCGGTCTCGGGCTGGATATTCCGCGGGAGACGTATGAACGGCTCCCGGGGGTGGGGTCACCCGTCCAGTTGTTTACGCATTTAATTGTCCGCGAGGATCAATGGCGGTTGATTGGGTTTGCGACGGAGCGGGAACGGGCGGTGTTCCTAGACCTGATTGACATTAGCGGAGTCGGCGTCAAGGCGGCCTTAAGCGTCATGAGTCAATTAGGGATCCAAGGATTGGCGGAAGCCGTGCGGCAAGGTCAATGGAAGCTGATTCAAAAGGCTCCCGGGATAGGGGCAAAGATGGCGCAAAGGATTCAGCTGGAACTGGGCACGAAATGGGGCGGGACGACCGAGGTTCTGGCCGAACCGGCGCTACCGCCGGACGCCGGCCCGGTGGACGATGAGGTGCTGGAAGCGTTACGCCTGTTGGGTTACCAAGACGGCGAGGCCCGTCGGGCCTTAGGTCAGGTAACCGCCGAGGAGGCGACGGAACGGCTTCGGCAGGCGCTGAGGTGGCTCGGGGGCGGACCACAAAGCCCCCCGAGGTCGTGA